A window from Dunckerocampus dactyliophorus isolate RoL2022-P2 chromosome 15, RoL_Ddac_1.1, whole genome shotgun sequence encodes these proteins:
- the syt10 gene encoding synaptotagmin-10 isoform X4, which yields MNPRPPGSSSSGAQWLNRRDMSVRSGDSVTLCHRALQIVTDLCLTGHVDREKCSDIFPLESSIPDISISLLAVVVGFCGLALLAVSLFVFWKLCWPIWRSKALTAHAGNVALHVAFPEAPPPGSPSLPGWKAAEVAEEKKKHPPEVKMNGRSSVKLLEAAMKISQTSPDIPAEVQTTLREKLSQQAKIQRQTTEPTSSSRHNSFRRHLPRQMNVTSFDFSMDAVPFRQSSTASIGRIKPELYKQKSVDSEGEPKEPVETCGKLSFSLRYDYEEQALVVRILKALDLPAKDFTGTSDPYVKIYLLPERKKKFQTRVHRKNLNPLFDETFCFPVGYDELCNRKLHLSVYDFDRFTSHDMIGEVVVDNLFELSDLSREAVVWKDIHAATTETVDLGEIMYSLCYLPTAGRMTLTVIKCRNLKAMDITGSSDPYVKVHLICDGRRLKKRKTTTKKSTLNPVYNEAIIFDIPPENVEQVSLSIMVMDYDRVGHNEVIGVCRAGPDAEGLGRDHWNEMLAYPRKPITHWHALGEWPGRGASFESQGSCPSPKAPQTP from the exons ATGAACCCCCGCCCTCccggctcctcctcctccggcgCGCAATGGCTTAACCGGAGAGACATGAGCGTCCGGAGCGGGGACAGCGTCACCTTGTGCCATAGGGCCCTCCAAATTGTCACCGACCTTTGTCTGACCGGACATGTGGACCGGGAGAAATGCTCGGATATATTCCCCCTGGAGAGCAGCATACCAG ACATCTCAATCAGTCTGCTGGCAGTGGTGGTGGGTTTCTGTGGCCTTGCCTTGTTGGCAGTGTCTCTCTTTGTCTTTTGGAAGCTGTGCTGGCCCATCTGGAGGAGCAAAGCTCTGACAGCCCATGCGGGAAATGTTGCCCTCCACGTGGCCTTTCCAGAGGCGCCTCCACCCGGCTCGCCATCGTTGCCGGGGTGGAAAGCGGCGGAGGTTgcagaggagaagaagaagcacCCGCCGGAGGTGAAGATGAATGGGAGGAGCTCAGTGAAGCTCCTGGAGGCGGCCATGAAGATCAGCCAGACGTCGCCGGACATCCCGGCTGAGGTGCAGACCACCCTGAGGGAGAAGCTGAGTCAGCAGGCCAAAATTCAGAGGCAGACCACCGAGCCAACCTCATCCTCCAG GCACAATTCATTCCGGCGACACCTTCCTCGTCAGATGAACGTAACCAGCTTTGACTTCAGTATGGACGCGGTGCCTTTTCGACAGTCCTCCACGGCAAGCATCGGGAGAATCAAACCAGAACTTTACAAGCAGAAGTCTGTGGACTCGGAGGGCGAGCCCAAAGAGCCAGTGGAGACGTGCGGCAAGCTCAGCTTCTCGCTGCGTTACGACTACGAGGAGCAGGCGCTGGTGGTGAGGATCCTCAAGGCCTTAGATCTGCCGGCCAAAGACTTCACAGGGACTTCTGACCCTTATGTGAAGATCTACCTACTGCCCGAGAGGAAAAAGAAATTCCAGACGCGAGTCCATCGCAAGAACCTCAACCCCTTGTTTGACGAGACCTTCTGCTTCCCTGTGGGGTACGACGAGCTCTGCAACCGCAAGTTGCACCTGAGCGTCTACGACTTTGACCGTTTCACCAGCCACGACATGATAGGCGAGGTGGTGGTGGACAACCTCTTTGAGCTCTCGGACCTTTCCCGAGAGGCGGTGGTGTGGAAGGACATTCATGCAGCAACCACG GAGACCGTCGACCTGGGGGAGATCATGTACTCGTTGTGCTACCTTCCCACAGCAGGGAGGATGACTTTGACGGTCATCAAATGCAGAAACCTCAAAGCCATGGACATCACAGGTTCTTCAG ATCCGTACGTCAAGGTTCACTTAATCTGCGATGGACGTAGGCTGAAGAAGCGGAAAACCACCACCAAGAAGAGCACCCTCAATCCGGTGTACAACGAGGCCATCATCTTTGACATTCCCCCGGAAAACGTGGAACAAGTCAGCCTCTCCATCATGGTGATGGATTACGATCG GGTCGGACACAATGAGGTGATTGGTGTTTGTCGCGCCGGGCCAGACGCCGAAGGTCTCGGACGAGACCACTGGAACGAAATGTTGGCTTACCCGCGGAAGCCCATCACCCACTGGCATGCCCTAGGAGAG TGGCCCGGCAGGGGGGCAAGCTTTGAGAGTCAAGGCTCGTGTCCGTCACCCAAAGCTCCACAGACGCCCTGA
- the syt10 gene encoding synaptotagmin-10 isoform X3, whose amino-acid sequence MNPRPPGSSSSGAQWLNRRDMSVRSGDSVTLCHRALQIVTDLCLTGHVDREKCSDIFPLESSIPVDISISLLAVVVGFCGLALLAVSLFVFWKLCWPIWRSKALTAHAGNVALHVAFPEAPPPGSPSLPGWKAAEVAEEKKKHPPEVKMNGRSSVKLLEAAMKISQTSPDIPAEVQTTLREKLSQQAKIQRQTTEPTSSSRHNSFRRHLPRQMNVTSFDFSMDAVPFRQSSTASIGRIKPELYKQKSVDSEGEPKEPVETCGKLSFSLRYDYEEQALVVRILKALDLPAKDFTGTSDPYVKIYLLPERKKKFQTRVHRKNLNPLFDETFCFPVGYDELCNRKLHLSVYDFDRFTSHDMIGEVVVDNLFELSDLSREAVVWKDIHAATTETVDLGEIMYSLCYLPTAGRMTLTVIKCRNLKAMDITGSSDPYVKVHLICDGRRLKKRKTTTKKSTLNPVYNEAIIFDIPPENVEQVSLSIMVMDYDRVGHNEVIGVCRAGPDAEGLGRDHWNEMLAYPRKPITHWHALGEWPGRGASFESQGSCPSPKAPQTP is encoded by the exons ATGAACCCCCGCCCTCccggctcctcctcctccggcgCGCAATGGCTTAACCGGAGAGACATGAGCGTCCGGAGCGGGGACAGCGTCACCTTGTGCCATAGGGCCCTCCAAATTGTCACCGACCTTTGTCTGACCGGACATGTGGACCGGGAGAAATGCTCGGATATATTCCCCCTGGAGAGCAGCATACCAG TAGACATCTCAATCAGTCTGCTGGCAGTGGTGGTGGGTTTCTGTGGCCTTGCCTTGTTGGCAGTGTCTCTCTTTGTCTTTTGGAAGCTGTGCTGGCCCATCTGGAGGAGCAAAGCTCTGACAGCCCATGCGGGAAATGTTGCCCTCCACGTGGCCTTTCCAGAGGCGCCTCCACCCGGCTCGCCATCGTTGCCGGGGTGGAAAGCGGCGGAGGTTgcagaggagaagaagaagcacCCGCCGGAGGTGAAGATGAATGGGAGGAGCTCAGTGAAGCTCCTGGAGGCGGCCATGAAGATCAGCCAGACGTCGCCGGACATCCCGGCTGAGGTGCAGACCACCCTGAGGGAGAAGCTGAGTCAGCAGGCCAAAATTCAGAGGCAGACCACCGAGCCAACCTCATCCTCCAG GCACAATTCATTCCGGCGACACCTTCCTCGTCAGATGAACGTAACCAGCTTTGACTTCAGTATGGACGCGGTGCCTTTTCGACAGTCCTCCACGGCAAGCATCGGGAGAATCAAACCAGAACTTTACAAGCAGAAGTCTGTGGACTCGGAGGGCGAGCCCAAAGAGCCAGTGGAGACGTGCGGCAAGCTCAGCTTCTCGCTGCGTTACGACTACGAGGAGCAGGCGCTGGTGGTGAGGATCCTCAAGGCCTTAGATCTGCCGGCCAAAGACTTCACAGGGACTTCTGACCCTTATGTGAAGATCTACCTACTGCCCGAGAGGAAAAAGAAATTCCAGACGCGAGTCCATCGCAAGAACCTCAACCCCTTGTTTGACGAGACCTTCTGCTTCCCTGTGGGGTACGACGAGCTCTGCAACCGCAAGTTGCACCTGAGCGTCTACGACTTTGACCGTTTCACCAGCCACGACATGATAGGCGAGGTGGTGGTGGACAACCTCTTTGAGCTCTCGGACCTTTCCCGAGAGGCGGTGGTGTGGAAGGACATTCATGCAGCAACCACG GAGACCGTCGACCTGGGGGAGATCATGTACTCGTTGTGCTACCTTCCCACAGCAGGGAGGATGACTTTGACGGTCATCAAATGCAGAAACCTCAAAGCCATGGACATCACAGGTTCTTCAG ATCCGTACGTCAAGGTTCACTTAATCTGCGATGGACGTAGGCTGAAGAAGCGGAAAACCACCACCAAGAAGAGCACCCTCAATCCGGTGTACAACGAGGCCATCATCTTTGACATTCCCCCGGAAAACGTGGAACAAGTCAGCCTCTCCATCATGGTGATGGATTACGATCG GGTCGGACACAATGAGGTGATTGGTGTTTGTCGCGCCGGGCCAGACGCCGAAGGTCTCGGACGAGACCACTGGAACGAAATGTTGGCTTACCCGCGGAAGCCCATCACCCACTGGCATGCCCTAGGAGAG TGGCCCGGCAGGGGGGCAAGCTTTGAGAGTCAAGGCTCGTGTCCGTCACCCAAAGCTCCACAGACGCCCTGA
- the syt10 gene encoding synaptotagmin-10 isoform X5 — translation MWTGRNARIYSPWRAAYQVKDTQLCWPIWRSKALTAHAGNVALHVAFPEAPPPGSPSLPGWKAAEVAEEKKKHPPEVKMNGRSSVKLLEAAMKISQTSPDIPAEVQTTLREKLSQQAKIQRQTTEPTSSSRHNSFRRHLPRQMNVTSFDFSMDAVPFRQSSTASIGRIKPELYKQKSVDSEGEPKEPVETCGKLSFSLRYDYEEQALVVRILKALDLPAKDFTGTSDPYVKIYLLPERKKKFQTRVHRKNLNPLFDETFCFPVGYDELCNRKLHLSVYDFDRFTSHDMIGEVVVDNLFELSDLSREAVVWKDIHAATTETVDLGEIMYSLCYLPTAGRMTLTVIKCRNLKAMDITGSSDPYVKVHLICDGRRLKKRKTTTKKSTLNPVYNEAIIFDIPPENVEQVSLSIMVMDYDRVGHNEVIGVCRAGPDAEGLGRDHWNEMLAYPRKPITHWHALGEWPGRGASFESQGSCPSPKAPQTP, via the exons ATGTGGACCGGGAGAAATGCTCGGATATATTCCCCCTGGAGAGCAGCATACCAGGTAAAGGACACGCAG CTGTGCTGGCCCATCTGGAGGAGCAAAGCTCTGACAGCCCATGCGGGAAATGTTGCCCTCCACGTGGCCTTTCCAGAGGCGCCTCCACCCGGCTCGCCATCGTTGCCGGGGTGGAAAGCGGCGGAGGTTgcagaggagaagaagaagcacCCGCCGGAGGTGAAGATGAATGGGAGGAGCTCAGTGAAGCTCCTGGAGGCGGCCATGAAGATCAGCCAGACGTCGCCGGACATCCCGGCTGAGGTGCAGACCACCCTGAGGGAGAAGCTGAGTCAGCAGGCCAAAATTCAGAGGCAGACCACCGAGCCAACCTCATCCTCCAG GCACAATTCATTCCGGCGACACCTTCCTCGTCAGATGAACGTAACCAGCTTTGACTTCAGTATGGACGCGGTGCCTTTTCGACAGTCCTCCACGGCAAGCATCGGGAGAATCAAACCAGAACTTTACAAGCAGAAGTCTGTGGACTCGGAGGGCGAGCCCAAAGAGCCAGTGGAGACGTGCGGCAAGCTCAGCTTCTCGCTGCGTTACGACTACGAGGAGCAGGCGCTGGTGGTGAGGATCCTCAAGGCCTTAGATCTGCCGGCCAAAGACTTCACAGGGACTTCTGACCCTTATGTGAAGATCTACCTACTGCCCGAGAGGAAAAAGAAATTCCAGACGCGAGTCCATCGCAAGAACCTCAACCCCTTGTTTGACGAGACCTTCTGCTTCCCTGTGGGGTACGACGAGCTCTGCAACCGCAAGTTGCACCTGAGCGTCTACGACTTTGACCGTTTCACCAGCCACGACATGATAGGCGAGGTGGTGGTGGACAACCTCTTTGAGCTCTCGGACCTTTCCCGAGAGGCGGTGGTGTGGAAGGACATTCATGCAGCAACCACG GAGACCGTCGACCTGGGGGAGATCATGTACTCGTTGTGCTACCTTCCCACAGCAGGGAGGATGACTTTGACGGTCATCAAATGCAGAAACCTCAAAGCCATGGACATCACAGGTTCTTCAG ATCCGTACGTCAAGGTTCACTTAATCTGCGATGGACGTAGGCTGAAGAAGCGGAAAACCACCACCAAGAAGAGCACCCTCAATCCGGTGTACAACGAGGCCATCATCTTTGACATTCCCCCGGAAAACGTGGAACAAGTCAGCCTCTCCATCATGGTGATGGATTACGATCG GGTCGGACACAATGAGGTGATTGGTGTTTGTCGCGCCGGGCCAGACGCCGAAGGTCTCGGACGAGACCACTGGAACGAAATGTTGGCTTACCCGCGGAAGCCCATCACCCACTGGCATGCCCTAGGAGAG TGGCCCGGCAGGGGGGCAAGCTTTGAGAGTCAAGGCTCGTGTCCGTCACCCAAAGCTCCACAGACGCCCTGA
- the syt10 gene encoding synaptotagmin-10 isoform X1: MNPRPPGSSSSGAQWLNRRDMSVRSGDSVTLCHRALQIVTDLCLTGHVDREKCSDIFPLESSIPGKGHAVDISISLLAVVVGFCGLALLAVSLFVFWKLCWPIWRSKALTAHAGNVALHVAFPEAPPPGSPSLPGWKAAEVAEEKKKHPPEVKMNGRSSVKLLEAAMKISQTSPDIPAEVQTTLREKLSQQAKIQRQTTEPTSSSRHNSFRRHLPRQMNVTSFDFSMDAVPFRQSSTASIGRIKPELYKQKSVDSEGEPKEPVETCGKLSFSLRYDYEEQALVVRILKALDLPAKDFTGTSDPYVKIYLLPERKKKFQTRVHRKNLNPLFDETFCFPVGYDELCNRKLHLSVYDFDRFTSHDMIGEVVVDNLFELSDLSREAVVWKDIHAATTETVDLGEIMYSLCYLPTAGRMTLTVIKCRNLKAMDITGSSDPYVKVHLICDGRRLKKRKTTTKKSTLNPVYNEAIIFDIPPENVEQVSLSIMVMDYDRVGHNEVIGVCRAGPDAEGLGRDHWNEMLAYPRKPITHWHALGEWPGRGASFESQGSCPSPKAPQTP; this comes from the exons ATGAACCCCCGCCCTCccggctcctcctcctccggcgCGCAATGGCTTAACCGGAGAGACATGAGCGTCCGGAGCGGGGACAGCGTCACCTTGTGCCATAGGGCCCTCCAAATTGTCACCGACCTTTGTCTGACCGGACATGTGGACCGGGAGAAATGCTCGGATATATTCCCCCTGGAGAGCAGCATACCAGGTAAAGGACACGCAG TAGACATCTCAATCAGTCTGCTGGCAGTGGTGGTGGGTTTCTGTGGCCTTGCCTTGTTGGCAGTGTCTCTCTTTGTCTTTTGGAAGCTGTGCTGGCCCATCTGGAGGAGCAAAGCTCTGACAGCCCATGCGGGAAATGTTGCCCTCCACGTGGCCTTTCCAGAGGCGCCTCCACCCGGCTCGCCATCGTTGCCGGGGTGGAAAGCGGCGGAGGTTgcagaggagaagaagaagcacCCGCCGGAGGTGAAGATGAATGGGAGGAGCTCAGTGAAGCTCCTGGAGGCGGCCATGAAGATCAGCCAGACGTCGCCGGACATCCCGGCTGAGGTGCAGACCACCCTGAGGGAGAAGCTGAGTCAGCAGGCCAAAATTCAGAGGCAGACCACCGAGCCAACCTCATCCTCCAG GCACAATTCATTCCGGCGACACCTTCCTCGTCAGATGAACGTAACCAGCTTTGACTTCAGTATGGACGCGGTGCCTTTTCGACAGTCCTCCACGGCAAGCATCGGGAGAATCAAACCAGAACTTTACAAGCAGAAGTCTGTGGACTCGGAGGGCGAGCCCAAAGAGCCAGTGGAGACGTGCGGCAAGCTCAGCTTCTCGCTGCGTTACGACTACGAGGAGCAGGCGCTGGTGGTGAGGATCCTCAAGGCCTTAGATCTGCCGGCCAAAGACTTCACAGGGACTTCTGACCCTTATGTGAAGATCTACCTACTGCCCGAGAGGAAAAAGAAATTCCAGACGCGAGTCCATCGCAAGAACCTCAACCCCTTGTTTGACGAGACCTTCTGCTTCCCTGTGGGGTACGACGAGCTCTGCAACCGCAAGTTGCACCTGAGCGTCTACGACTTTGACCGTTTCACCAGCCACGACATGATAGGCGAGGTGGTGGTGGACAACCTCTTTGAGCTCTCGGACCTTTCCCGAGAGGCGGTGGTGTGGAAGGACATTCATGCAGCAACCACG GAGACCGTCGACCTGGGGGAGATCATGTACTCGTTGTGCTACCTTCCCACAGCAGGGAGGATGACTTTGACGGTCATCAAATGCAGAAACCTCAAAGCCATGGACATCACAGGTTCTTCAG ATCCGTACGTCAAGGTTCACTTAATCTGCGATGGACGTAGGCTGAAGAAGCGGAAAACCACCACCAAGAAGAGCACCCTCAATCCGGTGTACAACGAGGCCATCATCTTTGACATTCCCCCGGAAAACGTGGAACAAGTCAGCCTCTCCATCATGGTGATGGATTACGATCG GGTCGGACACAATGAGGTGATTGGTGTTTGTCGCGCCGGGCCAGACGCCGAAGGTCTCGGACGAGACCACTGGAACGAAATGTTGGCTTACCCGCGGAAGCCCATCACCCACTGGCATGCCCTAGGAGAG TGGCCCGGCAGGGGGGCAAGCTTTGAGAGTCAAGGCTCGTGTCCGTCACCCAAAGCTCCACAGACGCCCTGA
- the syt10 gene encoding synaptotagmin-10 isoform X2, whose amino-acid sequence MNPRPPGSSSSGAQWLNRRDMSVRSGDSVTLCHRALQIVTDLCLTGHVDREKCSDIFPLESSIPGKGHADISISLLAVVVGFCGLALLAVSLFVFWKLCWPIWRSKALTAHAGNVALHVAFPEAPPPGSPSLPGWKAAEVAEEKKKHPPEVKMNGRSSVKLLEAAMKISQTSPDIPAEVQTTLREKLSQQAKIQRQTTEPTSSSRHNSFRRHLPRQMNVTSFDFSMDAVPFRQSSTASIGRIKPELYKQKSVDSEGEPKEPVETCGKLSFSLRYDYEEQALVVRILKALDLPAKDFTGTSDPYVKIYLLPERKKKFQTRVHRKNLNPLFDETFCFPVGYDELCNRKLHLSVYDFDRFTSHDMIGEVVVDNLFELSDLSREAVVWKDIHAATTETVDLGEIMYSLCYLPTAGRMTLTVIKCRNLKAMDITGSSDPYVKVHLICDGRRLKKRKTTTKKSTLNPVYNEAIIFDIPPENVEQVSLSIMVMDYDRVGHNEVIGVCRAGPDAEGLGRDHWNEMLAYPRKPITHWHALGEWPGRGASFESQGSCPSPKAPQTP is encoded by the exons ATGAACCCCCGCCCTCccggctcctcctcctccggcgCGCAATGGCTTAACCGGAGAGACATGAGCGTCCGGAGCGGGGACAGCGTCACCTTGTGCCATAGGGCCCTCCAAATTGTCACCGACCTTTGTCTGACCGGACATGTGGACCGGGAGAAATGCTCGGATATATTCCCCCTGGAGAGCAGCATACCAGGTAAAGGACACGCAG ACATCTCAATCAGTCTGCTGGCAGTGGTGGTGGGTTTCTGTGGCCTTGCCTTGTTGGCAGTGTCTCTCTTTGTCTTTTGGAAGCTGTGCTGGCCCATCTGGAGGAGCAAAGCTCTGACAGCCCATGCGGGAAATGTTGCCCTCCACGTGGCCTTTCCAGAGGCGCCTCCACCCGGCTCGCCATCGTTGCCGGGGTGGAAAGCGGCGGAGGTTgcagaggagaagaagaagcacCCGCCGGAGGTGAAGATGAATGGGAGGAGCTCAGTGAAGCTCCTGGAGGCGGCCATGAAGATCAGCCAGACGTCGCCGGACATCCCGGCTGAGGTGCAGACCACCCTGAGGGAGAAGCTGAGTCAGCAGGCCAAAATTCAGAGGCAGACCACCGAGCCAACCTCATCCTCCAG GCACAATTCATTCCGGCGACACCTTCCTCGTCAGATGAACGTAACCAGCTTTGACTTCAGTATGGACGCGGTGCCTTTTCGACAGTCCTCCACGGCAAGCATCGGGAGAATCAAACCAGAACTTTACAAGCAGAAGTCTGTGGACTCGGAGGGCGAGCCCAAAGAGCCAGTGGAGACGTGCGGCAAGCTCAGCTTCTCGCTGCGTTACGACTACGAGGAGCAGGCGCTGGTGGTGAGGATCCTCAAGGCCTTAGATCTGCCGGCCAAAGACTTCACAGGGACTTCTGACCCTTATGTGAAGATCTACCTACTGCCCGAGAGGAAAAAGAAATTCCAGACGCGAGTCCATCGCAAGAACCTCAACCCCTTGTTTGACGAGACCTTCTGCTTCCCTGTGGGGTACGACGAGCTCTGCAACCGCAAGTTGCACCTGAGCGTCTACGACTTTGACCGTTTCACCAGCCACGACATGATAGGCGAGGTGGTGGTGGACAACCTCTTTGAGCTCTCGGACCTTTCCCGAGAGGCGGTGGTGTGGAAGGACATTCATGCAGCAACCACG GAGACCGTCGACCTGGGGGAGATCATGTACTCGTTGTGCTACCTTCCCACAGCAGGGAGGATGACTTTGACGGTCATCAAATGCAGAAACCTCAAAGCCATGGACATCACAGGTTCTTCAG ATCCGTACGTCAAGGTTCACTTAATCTGCGATGGACGTAGGCTGAAGAAGCGGAAAACCACCACCAAGAAGAGCACCCTCAATCCGGTGTACAACGAGGCCATCATCTTTGACATTCCCCCGGAAAACGTGGAACAAGTCAGCCTCTCCATCATGGTGATGGATTACGATCG GGTCGGACACAATGAGGTGATTGGTGTTTGTCGCGCCGGGCCAGACGCCGAAGGTCTCGGACGAGACCACTGGAACGAAATGTTGGCTTACCCGCGGAAGCCCATCACCCACTGGCATGCCCTAGGAGAG TGGCCCGGCAGGGGGGCAAGCTTTGAGAGTCAAGGCTCGTGTCCGTCACCCAAAGCTCCACAGACGCCCTGA